A DNA window from Verrucomicrobiota bacterium contains the following coding sequences:
- a CDS encoding RNA pseudouridine synthase — protein MNSPIKLSSPATREFWEIPILFEDEHLLALDKPSRLLTSPDRYDPARPNLMRLLQDAIQRGVAWTKEHRVNYLANAHRLDFETTGILLLAKDKPTLIALANQFGTEKPSKTYVALVHSSLEKEAFDVDRKLGPHPHKIGLMRVDQKQGKRAKTHFEVLERFQGYTLLKCLPLTGRTHQIRVHLQSVRLPVVADSLYGGRPLLLSTLKSDYRLKPGATEKPLIQRVALHAAGLSCEHPIKASSVTIEAPWPNDLQVAVKYLRRYAAI, from the coding sequence CTGAACAGCCCCATCAAACTTTCCTCCCCGGCCACCCGGGAATTCTGGGAAATCCCCATCCTGTTTGAAGACGAGCACCTGCTTGCTCTCGACAAACCCAGCCGCCTGCTCACATCGCCCGATCGCTACGACCCGGCGCGGCCGAATCTCATGCGTCTGCTTCAGGACGCCATCCAGCGCGGCGTCGCCTGGACAAAGGAACACCGCGTCAATTACCTGGCCAACGCGCATCGCCTCGATTTCGAGACCACGGGAATTCTGCTCCTGGCGAAGGACAAGCCCACGCTCATCGCGCTGGCCAACCAGTTCGGCACCGAGAAACCTTCCAAGACTTATGTCGCCCTGGTTCACTCCAGCCTGGAAAAGGAAGCCTTTGACGTGGACCGGAAACTGGGGCCGCACCCGCACAAGATTGGCCTGATGCGGGTGGACCAGAAACAAGGGAAAAGAGCCAAAACTCATTTCGAGGTCTTGGAACGGTTTCAAGGTTACACGCTCTTGAAGTGCCTGCCTCTAACCGGGCGAACGCATCAAATCCGCGTCCACCTGCAATCGGTCCGTCTGCCGGTGGTGGCAGACTCTTTGTATGGCGGCCGTCCGCTTTTGCTCTCGACCTTGAAGTCCGATTACCGTTTGAAGCCGGGAGCAACCGAAAAGCCATTGATTCAGCGCGTGGCCCTGCACGCAGCCGGCCTGAGCTGCGAGCATCCGATCAAAGCTTCCTCGGTGACGATCGAGGCGCCCTGGCCCAATGATTTGCAGGTGGCCGTGAAGTACCTGCGCCGTTACGCCGCCATTTGA